The following proteins come from a genomic window of Montipora foliosa isolate CH-2021 chromosome 2, ASM3666993v2, whole genome shotgun sequence:
- the LOC137991250 gene encoding caldesmon-like, with product MADEASHLATATTTRNSQMKWSGEHDVMLGREIMLFELWKYKAGSRERGQCLDRIAESLNHLERPSFSVSQKSVTDRLKILERDFKKKERSEKNASGISPEKTEIDQIMEDYLEQKEDQERESEKASEESRDKAAKDKATAEDTRNKAMERLSETKKRAGSDLPTKKRKHNGNDTLEYLREASDRECALKKQELEFKMEQEKKNPYASANEESARGISNNASAVHATTANSKRGPA from the exons ATGGCAGACGAGGCTTCACATTTGGCTACGGCAACAACTACAAG AAATTCTCAGATGAAATGGAGTGGAGAGCACGATGTAATGCTAGGAAGGGAAATTATGTTGTTCGAATTATGGAAATATAAAGCAGGAAGCCGTGAAAGGGGCCAATGCCTAGATAGAATTGCTGAGAGTCTTAATCATTTAGAAAGGCCATCCTTTAGTGTGTCTCAAAAGTCTGTGACAGACAGGCTTAAGATATTAGAGCGAGATTttaaaaagaaggaaagatCTGAGAAAAATGCTTCTGGGATTTCTCCAGAAAAGACAGAAATCGATCAAATAATGGAAGACTACTTGGAACAGAAGGAAGATCAAGAGAGGGAGTCAGAGAAGGCCTCAGAGGAATCTCGGGATAAGGCGGCAAAGGACAAGGCTACAGCAGAAGACACGAGAAACAAGGCAATGGAACGTctatcagaaacaaagaaaagagctGGGTCTGATCTGccaacaaagaaaaggaaacacaaTGGAAATGACACTCTGGAATATTTGAGAGAGGCATCAGATAGAGAATGTGCATTGAAAAAGCAAGAACTTGAATTTAAAATGGAACAGGAGAAGAAAAACCCTTATGCTTCAGCAAATGAAGAATCAGCAAGAGGAATTTCAAACAATGCTTCAGCTGTTCATGCAACAACAGCAAACTCAAAGCGAGGCCCTGCTTGA
- the LOC137991251 gene encoding ATP-dependent DNA helicase Q1-like, which translates to MFFSNLQRAISESSYWNVNLKPKQVKCLEAIYLGRVVVAVLPTGYGKSIIFHLLPVLLFGKVNSAPFQSCGTIHPIVIVVSPLNALIQDQIRRSNQGSIKAAILNVKKKENSDDVELDLADSNSSLLREGRYELVFTHPEAVLSCKEGLELLRSSPYQRSVQAIVIDEAHCILEWGDDFRKDYSHLGMLCAIFPNVPVVALTATASKTDISTIKKSLTLRNPLEVIGNPNRPNIYYKKVFREGEDVDFFEELLAPIAHDLKVKTVNYPITIMYLPLRWCGFAFKFFEKRLGNKQYYPSNAKQSPENRLFAQYHAPQTSTMKDQILKELSSSVSKVRVVFATVAMGMGVDIPSIRTVIHVGPPRTVREYFQETGRAGRDGKQAHALLYYNNRDIATNRTGMSDDVRSFCQLEDGCLRKFLLNCLDARVPDRKGPSRYCCSYCESTCKCLDCIA; encoded by the exons ATGTTTTTCAGCAATCTTCAACGTGCGATTTCAGAGAGCAGCTATTGGAATGTAAATCTCAAACCAAAACAAGTAAAGTGTTTGGAAGCAATTTATCTTGGTAGAGTCGTGGTGGCTGTTTTGCCTACGGGGTACGGGAAATCTATCATTTTTCACCTATTGCCAGTGCTGCTCTTCGGTAAAGTCAACTCTgcgccatttcaatcttgtgGAACAATTCATCCGATTGTTATTGTGGTTTCGCCGTTGAACGCTCTAATCCAAGATCAGATAAGGAGAAGCAATCAGGGAAGTATCAAAGCCGCTATCCTCAAcgtgaaaaagaaagaaaacagtgaTGATGTTGAGTTGGATTTGGCCGATTCGAATTCTTCTTTGCTAAGGGAAGGGAGATACGAACTTGTGTTTACCCATCCAGAAGCCGTCCTGTCGTGCAAAGAAGGACTAGAACTCTTACGAAGTTCGCCATACCAACGTTCTGTGCAAGCGATAGTCATTGATGAGGCGCATTGTATTCTAGAATG GGGAGATGACTTCAGGAAAGACTATTCACACCTTGGTATGTTATGTGCAATTTTTCCTAATGTACCAGTGGTTGCCCTGACTGCAACAGCAAGCAAGACTGACATAAGCACCATCAAAAAATCTCTTACTCTAAGAAATCCGCTGGAAGTCATAGGGAACCCAAACAGACCAAACATTTACTATAAGAAAGTCTTCCGTGAGGGGGAAGATGTTGACTTCTTTGAGGAATTATTAGCGCCTATTGCCCATGATTTAAAAGTAAAGACTGTGAACTACCCAATCACAATAATGTACCTGCCCCTGAGATGGTGCGGATTTGCTTTTAAATTCTTTGAAAAACGACTGGGTAACAAGCAGTACTACCCTTCAAATGCCAAGCAATCGCCAGAAAACAGACTCTTTGCACAGTATCATGCCCCACAGACAAGTACCATGAAGGATCAAATATTAAAGGAACTATCTTCAAGTGTTTCAAAAGTAAGAGTAGTTTTTGCTACAGTTGCCATGGGAATGGGGGTAGACATTCCATCAATAAGAACTGTGATTCATGTGGGACCACCCCGTACAGTAAGGGAATATTTTCAGGAGACTGGACGGGCTGGTCGTGATGGTAAACAGGCTCATGCTTTGCTATACTACAATAATCGAGACATTGCCACAAATCGCACAGGCATGAGTGATGATGTTCGCAGTTTTTGCCAGCTAGAGGATGGTTGTCtgagaaaatttcttttgaacTGTTTGGATGCAAGAGTACCTGATAGAAAAGGACCTTCTCGTTACTGCTGCAGTTACTGTGAATCCACATGTAAATGTTTGGACTGCATTGCATAA
- the LOC137992551 gene encoding uncharacterized protein, with amino-acid sequence MKSKTHLSGETVSTAREMSKSETPKKIYAASSTVASSCRLCKSVVDSAHSKNLFGKPNRSLLASAEDIYGSSLQKSELLPHLLCRPCERRLNNFKTFKTLISESQRSLERVKRCIEESPSAPRTTKTSKADYVSAGCVSRSSRRGLNFREQRSLEGGSQFPDTELTLEDSLIDMIQLRCEIERELSEVARRETNSVLRKRGYPGLSSFTFEDILSEMRCVSPTVFTILSWMIQLDLSNGKNAASLALIYGIIMFKRCREMSRLQRLNTVLFSEGNATKELLERFHCYGVTLGATMKYTIQEDIGSHFLDHAVQLVKDGKKFVFVLDNIDWDVKVHDMRSEHQNKSVHAVATSIVFDRVTSDHLPDQGSQKCLENCNLRDLLFLSEEEKQCTKERYKIFLGKIVCEFLPAFEFLKGVVPAKTPCQYEVEMSTASVVVPLPVLMKDEKKYAEVVDVLDQLEAWVREIYSKAGRCAPPYPEHVTPVPAIAAPSRPDQPSSHVPPIPQANDPLANLRVPCFGDQLTRVRLAGAKDLRAGSHTPQDRLDHLYPYRIVDWHTKRSFLKVIFKKLYKNSGREQGTLRYFRENLQRRNVTGDVKHYEDCEQLFLTVGKSFTIEALLHFFGMETKDSRITQNRPPYYILEVEDQKQQYYNAVFDKFIDEFLITGPRSDDVESNPDEEDFVRNYSLCLIRYYFLFCDLKDAIKEGNGQRLASLHKVLLLHFKALQGFNAYAIEMLINTVQNEIFLSEAEAHQCKWASTVNWKGGAGKNMEIDLLQENRNKDIKTMIKRMGANKTDKAIANASRAAGGQRKIVENFDAQVNRASPSTSSHSHKSAATDEGKVQAALHALKPFNAHPHRRHDSFPAISPDPLSTLNEVELDRWLNRHKRNLILDAPMEHHDDDVDDNQ; translated from the exons atgAAAAGTAAAACACATCTGTCAGGTGAAACAGTATCAACTGCGAGGGAAATGTCAAAGTCCGAGACACCGAAAAAGATTTACGCAGCTTCTAGTACCGTGGCAAGTTCCTGTAGGCTCTGCAAGTCTGTGGTAGATTCTGCTCACAGTAAAAATTTATTTGGAAAACCAAATCGTTCGTTGCTCGCTTCCGCGGAAGACATTTACGGCAGTTCTCTGCAGAAGAGTGAATTATTGCCTCATTTACTCTGTAGACCTTGTGAAAGGCGTCTTAACAACTTCAAAACGTTTAAGACACTGATTTCGGAAAGTCAGAGATCCTTAGAACGAGTTAAGAGATGCATTGAGGAGTCACCCTCCGCGCCTCGAACAACGAAGACTTCAAAAGCAGATTACGTTTCGGCGGGTTGCGTTTCGCGAAGTAGCCGGCGAGGACTCAATTTCCGTGAACAACGTTCCCTTGAAGGAGGAAGTCAG TTTCCAGACACAGAATTAACGCTTGAGGACAGTTTGATCGATATGATTCAACTTCGCTGTGAAATAGAGAGGGAGCTTTCTGAGGTTGCCCGAAGAGAAACAAATTCGGTTTTGCGGAAGAGAGGATACCCTGGTTTGAGTTCTTTCACGTTTGAAGATATCCTGTCAGAAATGCGATGTGTTTCTCCAACAGTGTTTACTATATTGTCGTGGATGATTCAACTTGATCTCAGCAACGGAAAGAACGCCGCATCGTTAGCACTAATCTATGGGATAATCATGTTTAAAAGATGTCGTGAAATGAGCCGTCTCCAGAGACTTAACACTGTGCTTTTCTCCGAGGGCAACGCTACCAAAGAG CTTCTTGAGAGATTCCACTGTTATGGTGTTACGCTGGGTGCAACTATGAAATACACCATACAGGAAGATATTGGAAGTCACTTTCTGGATCATGCAGTTCAACTGGTGAAAGATGGGAAGAAGTTTGTTTTCGTCCTGGACAACATTGATTGGGATGTTAAAGTCCATGATATGAGGTCAGAACACCAAAATAAGAGTGTACATGCAGTTGCCACAAGTATTGTATTTGACCGTGTCACCTCTGATCACCTGCCTGACCAGGGCTCTCAGAAATGCCTTGAAAACTGCAACCTGAGGGATTTATTATTTCTTTCTGAAGAGGAAAAACAGTGCACCAAAGAGCGATATAagatttttcttggaaaaattGTTTGTGAATTTCTCCCAGCCTTTGAATTTCTAAAGGGAGTTGTTCCAGCCAAGACACCCTGTCAGTATGAAGTTGAAATGAGTACTGCATCAGTGGTAGTGCCACTGCCTGTACTtatgaaagatgaaaaaaagtATGCAGAGGTAGTTGATGTTCTTGATCAGCTGGAGGCTTGGGTAAGAGAAATTTACTCCAAAGCAGGTAGATGTGCTCCCCCCTATCCAGAGCATGTAACTCCTGTCCCAGCAATCGCTGCCCCGTCAAGACCTGACCAACCATCTTCACATGTGCCACCCATCCCTCAAGCAAATGATCCTTTGGCAAATCTCAGAGTCCCATGCTTTGGAGACCAGCTCACCAGAGTGAGACTGGCAGGTGCCAAAGATCTTCGTGCTGGTAGCCATACACCTCAGGACAGACTTGACCATTTGTATCCCTACAGGATTGTTGATTGGCACACCAAGAGGAGTTTTCTGAAG GTCATTTTTAAAAAGCTGTATAAGAACTCTGGACGTGAACAAGGTACTTTGAGGTACTTTCGTGAGAATCTTCAACGACGGAATGTAACCGGTGATGTGAAACACTATGAAGACTGTGAGCAGTTATTTCTCACAGTCGGCAAGAGTTTCACAATAGAGGCCCTACTTCACTTCTTTGGCATGGAAACCAAAGAcagccgaattacccagaacaGACCCCCATATTACATTTTAGAAGTGGAAGACCAAAAGCAACAGTATTACAACGCGGTTTTCGACAAATTCATTGATGAATTTCTGATCACGGGACCAAGGAGTGATGATGTTGAAAGCAACCCTGATGAAGAAGATTTTGTAAGGAACTATTCATTGTGCCTCATCAGATATTACTTCTTGTTCTGTGATCTTAAAGACGCAATTAAAGAAGGCAATGGCCAGAGACTTGCTTCATTGCATAAAGTACTTTTGCTTCATTTTAAAGCGTTGCAGGGGTTCAATGCTTATGCAATTGAAATGCTCATTAACACTGTACAAAATGAAATCTTCCTTTCTGAGGCTGAAGCGCATCAGTGCAAATGGGCATCAACAGTTAATTGGAAAGGTGGTGCCGGCAAAAATATGGAAATTGATTTGCTTCAAGAGAACAGAAACAAGGACATAAAGACAATGATCAAGAGAATGGGTGCTAATAAAACTGACAAGGCTATTGCTAATGCTAGTCGAGCTGCAGGAGGGCAACGTAAAATTGTTGAGAATTTTGATGCTCAGGTAAACAGAGCATCACCTTCGACATCTTCTCACAGTCACAAATCTGCAGCTACAGATGAAGGCAAAGTCCAGGCAGCTCTACATGCTCTAAAGCCATTTAATGCACATCCTCACAGAAGACATGATTCTTTTCCTGCCATTTCACCTGACCCCTTGTCGACCCTTAATGAGGTTGAACTTGACAGATGGCTCAACCGACATAAAAGAAATTTAATACTAGATGCCCCAATGGAGcatcatgatgatgatgttgatgacaaTCAGTGA